TACACGACCGGTCTGTCGCTCGACACGCAGCGCTACTTCGTCTTCGCCACCATGGTCATCGCGGTGCCGACGGGCGTGAAGATCTTCTCCTGGATCGCGACGATGTGGGGTGGGTCGATCTCGTTCAAGCCGCCGATGCTGTGGGCGCTGGGCTTCATCTTCCTGTTCACCATCGGTGGCGTCACCGGCGTGCAGCTGGCCAATGCCGGCCTCGACCGCTCGCTGCATGACACCTATTTCGTCATCGCCCACTTCCACTATGTGCTGTCGCTGGGCGCGGTGTTCGCCATCTTCGCCGGCTGGTATTACTGGTTCCCGAAGATGACCGGCTATATGTACTCGCCTGTCATCGCCAACACCCATTTCTGGGTGATGTTCGTGGGCGTGAACCTGGTCTTCTTCCCGCAACACTTCCTTGGCCTGGCCGGCATGCCGCGCCGCACCATCGACTATCCGGACGCGTTTGCGGGCTGGAACATGGTGTCGTCCTACGGTTCGTACATTTCGGCCGTCGGTGTCGCGATCTTCCTCTATGGCGTGTTCGAAGCCTTCCAGAAGAAGCGGATCGCCGGTGCCAACCCATGGGGTGAGGGTGCCACCACGCTCGAATGGCAGCTGCCTTCGCCGCCGCCGTTCCACCAGTGGGAGCAGCTGCCGAAGATCAAGTAAAGCGGCAGCCCCGGAATCGAAACCGCCGGTTCGCCGGCGGTTTTGGCCAAACGGATGGAATTGAGTACGCATGGCCCTAGTCGACGAAACCAGCATTGACGAAGCAGGCTTCCGCATGTCGGAAGCCACGGCGGGCGATTTCTTCGCCCTGCTGAAGCCGCGCGTCATGTCGCTGGTGGTGTTCACCGCCTTTGTCGGGTTGGTCGCGGCGCCCGTGACCATCAACCCGCTGCTTGCGGTGATCGCCATCCTGTCGATCGCCATCGGCGCAGGCGCGTCCGGCGCGCTCAACATGTGGTACGACGCCGACATCGACGCGGTGATGACCAGGACGGCCAGCCGTCCGGTGCCGTCCGGCCGCATCCAGCCGCATGAGGCGCTGAGCTTCGGCCTGGTGCTGTCGGTGCTCTCTGTGATGACGCTCGGCGTGCTGGTCAACTGGCTGTCGGCGGCGCTGCTGGCCTTCACCATCTTCTTCTATGCCGTCGTCTACACAATGTGGCTGAAGCGCTGGACGCCGCAGAATATCGTCATCGGCGGCGCGGCCGGTGCGATCCCGCCGGTCATCGGCTGGGCCGCCGTGACCGGGTCGGTCAGCCTCGAAAGCATCATCCTGTTCCTGATCATCTTCCTGTGGACGCCGCCGCATTTCTGGGCGCTCGCGCTGTTCAAGTCCGAGGACTATGGGCGCGCCGGCATCCCGATGATGCCGAACGTCGCCGGTCATGCGTCGACCCGTCGTCAGATTTTCGCCTACGCAGTGGTGCTGGCCCCGGTCGGCGTGCTGCCCTGGCTGCTCGGCTATACAACACCGATCTATGGCGTGGCCGCGCTGCTGCTGGGCGCAGGCTTTGTCTGGTATGCCTGGAAAGTGCTTGGCATGCCCGACAGCGATCGCGCGATGAAGCCGGCCAAGGCGTTGTTCGCCTACTCGCTGCTCTATCTCTTCGCCATTTTCGCCGTCTATCTCGCCGACAGCGTCATCGGGCGTCTACTCGCGGCTGGTGGAGCATGAGCATGGCCGAAGACAAGCTCGAAACGGTCACCTTGACCGAGAGTCAGAAAAAGGCTCAGCGCAGCCGTTCCATCGCCATCGGCGTGGCGCTCGCGGCGCTGGTCATCATTTTCTACATCGCGACGATCGTGAAGTTCGGTCACAATTTGTCGGGCACGATGTGATGAGCATCGAGTTGCCCAAAAAGACGGCCGGGAAAAACAGCAACCGCATTGTCGCGGCTGTCTGCCTCGCCTTCTTCACCGGCATGATCGGCATGGCCTATGCGGCCGTGCCCCTCTACAAGATGTTCTGCCAGGCGACCGGTTATGGCGGCACGACGCAACGGGTCGAGAAACAGTATGCCGGCCGTGTACTCGACCGCGAGATCACAGTCCGCTTCGACGCCAATATTGCCGGCGTGCCTTGGGAGTTCCAGCCGGTCCAGCGCTCAATGACGATGAAGATCGGCGAGACGGTCCAGGCGCATTATCAAGCGACCAACAAGTTCGATCGCCCCGTCACCGGCCGCGCCACCTTCAACGTGCAGCCGGAACTGGCGGGCCCCTATTTCAACAAGGTCGAGTGCTTCTGCTTCACCGATACGTCACTGAAGCCAGGCGAGACGCTTGACATGCCGGTCGTGTTCTACGTGGACCCTGATATCGTGAATGTGCCGGAACTGAAGGACATTAAGACGATCACTCTGTCCTACACGATGTTCCCGGTCGAGAAGAACAAGCCGGTCGCCTCCTCGGAGCCGGTCAAGGGAAATAGCAAGACAATTTCAAATACCGAAGGAAATCTCGGGGGTTGATATGGCAGACGCGCACGCAAAACCAAACCACGACTACCATCTCGTCGACCCGAGCCCGTGGCCTTTCCTGGGATCTGTTGGGGCGCTGGTCACCGCTTTCGGCGGTGTCTGCCTCATGGAGTACCTGAAGGGCGGCTCCTTCCCGATCTTCGGCGCCAACAT
The genomic region above belongs to Mesorhizobium sp. B4-1-4 and contains:
- a CDS encoding heme o synthase, with the translated sequence MALVDETSIDEAGFRMSEATAGDFFALLKPRVMSLVVFTAFVGLVAAPVTINPLLAVIAILSIAIGAGASGALNMWYDADIDAVMTRTASRPVPSGRIQPHEALSFGLVLSVLSVMTLGVLVNWLSAALLAFTIFFYAVVYTMWLKRWTPQNIVIGGAAGAIPPVIGWAAVTGSVSLESIILFLIIFLWTPPHFWALALFKSEDYGRAGIPMMPNVAGHASTRRQIFAYAVVLAPVGVLPWLLGYTTPIYGVAALLLGAGFVWYAWKVLGMPDSDRAMKPAKALFAYSLLYLFAIFAVYLADSVIGRLLAAGGA
- a CDS encoding cytochrome c oxidase assembly protein; this encodes MSIELPKKTAGKNSNRIVAAVCLAFFTGMIGMAYAAVPLYKMFCQATGYGGTTQRVEKQYAGRVLDREITVRFDANIAGVPWEFQPVQRSMTMKIGETVQAHYQATNKFDRPVTGRATFNVQPELAGPYFNKVECFCFTDTSLKPGETLDMPVVFYVDPDIVNVPELKDIKTITLSYTMFPVEKNKPVASSEPVKGNSKTISNTEGNLGG